The following are encoded in a window of Geobacter metallireducens GS-15 genomic DNA:
- a CDS encoding DEAD/DEAH box helicase: MTFAELNLLPPILKAVAACGYTDPTPIQAQAIPRALEGRDLLATAQTGTGKTAAFVLPALQRLARPAQKPGRGPRVLVLTPTRELAQQVTDAVRSYGKFLRIRSGAILGGMPYREQLRLLSAPVDLIVATPGRLVDLLDRRSLDLSRLELLILDEADRMLDMGFSDDVDRVAAASPSDRQTLLFTATMDATMARLAGRLLNEPERIEVAGTKTTHEHIEQRLHVADDLSHKNRLLQHLITDGDVRKAIIFSATKRDAENMAIELRSQGHSAAALHGDMPQSARNRTIAAMKQGRIRLLVATDVAARGLDVSGISHVINFDLPKFAEDYVHRIGRTGRAGASGIAISFASLNEVSYLARIERYIGQTLPEHQIPGLEPRRPLHRVSTGRGSRPGNSTGGPRKSYGNRDAAKTGGRPGNAKRSPWGKHTTSNGPVVEYRSSKGREGSGQPRRQS, translated from the coding sequence ATGACGTTTGCTGAACTGAACCTCCTCCCCCCCATTCTCAAGGCGGTCGCCGCCTGCGGCTACACCGACCCGACCCCGATCCAGGCCCAGGCGATTCCCAGGGCACTGGAGGGCCGCGACCTTCTCGCCACGGCCCAGACCGGCACCGGCAAGACCGCAGCCTTTGTCCTTCCAGCCCTCCAGCGTCTGGCTCGGCCGGCCCAAAAGCCCGGTCGGGGACCCCGCGTCCTGGTCCTCACCCCCACCCGGGAACTGGCCCAACAGGTAACCGACGCGGTCCGCTCCTACGGTAAGTTCCTGCGGATACGCAGCGGCGCCATCCTTGGCGGCATGCCCTACCGGGAGCAGCTCCGGCTCCTCTCGGCGCCGGTGGACCTGATCGTGGCCACACCGGGGCGCCTCGTGGACCTGCTGGACCGGAGAAGCCTCGACCTCTCCCGCCTGGAGTTGCTGATTCTCGACGAGGCAGACCGGATGCTCGACATGGGTTTCAGCGATGATGTCGACCGGGTCGCCGCCGCCTCCCCCTCCGACCGCCAGACCCTCCTCTTCACCGCCACCATGGACGCCACCATGGCGCGCCTGGCGGGGCGGCTCCTGAACGAACCGGAGCGCATCGAGGTCGCGGGCACCAAGACGACCCATGAGCATATCGAGCAGCGCCTCCACGTGGCTGACGACCTCTCCCACAAGAACAGGCTGCTTCAGCATCTGATCACCGATGGCGATGTCCGGAAGGCGATCATCTTCTCCGCCACCAAGCGCGATGCCGAAAACATGGCTATCGAACTCAGGAGCCAGGGGCACTCCGCCGCGGCACTCCACGGCGACATGCCCCAGAGTGCACGCAACCGGACCATCGCCGCCATGAAGCAGGGGAGAATCCGGCTCCTGGTGGCTACTGACGTGGCAGCCCGGGGCCTCGACGTCTCCGGCATCAGCCATGTGATCAACTTCGACCTGCCTAAATTCGCCGAGGATTACGTCCATCGCATCGGCCGCACCGGCCGGGCAGGGGCATCGGGGATCGCCATCTCCTTCGCCTCCCTCAATGAGGTCAGCTACCTGGCCCGGATCGAGCGCTACATCGGCCAAACCCTTCCCGAGCACCAGATTCCGGGTCTGGAGCCCCGCCGGCCCCTTCACCGTGTTTCTACCGGCAGGGGAAGCAGGCCGGGGAACTCCACCGGCGGTCCCCGGAAAAGTTACGGAAACCGCGACGCTGCCAAGACGGGCGGCAGGCCCGGCAACGCCAAGCGTTCCCCCTGGGGCAAGCACACCACTTCCAACGGTCCAGTCGTTGAATATCGCAGCTCCAAGGGACGCGAGGGGAGCGGCCAACCCCGCCGACAGTCCTGA
- a CDS encoding acetyl-CoA hydrolase/transferase C-terminal domain-containing protein: MSEYGTLQDRVRCKSLLSKVMTPEQTVQFFKPGMNLGWSGFTPAGYPKAVPIALADHVEKNNLQGKMKFNLFIGASVGAETEDRWATLDMIDRRWPYQTGKNIAAGINEGRIRMGDKHLSLFAQDLGYGFYTKDSETGKLDLAIIEVSAITEDGGLVPTTSCGVIPEILMICDKIIVEVNTGEPSFEGMHDIVVCNHPPKRQILGITHAGERIGTTYVPCDPSKIIAVVESKHRDKGRAFSEQDDTSEAIANNIIDFFSHEVKMGRLPKNLLPLQSGVGSIANAVIGGLAKGPFTNLTVYTEVLQDTMLDLFDSGKLDAASSCSLSLSETPGFPRFFENWDKYFDKITLRPLSISNAPEPIRRLGCIAMNTPVEIDIYAHANSTLVGGTRMINGLGGSGDFLRNGFLKIMHTPSSRPSKTDPTGISCVVPHCSHIDHTEHDLDCVVTEQGLADLRGMAPKDRAKRIIEKCAHPDYKPILSEYLEIATKDCLAKKVGHEPQLWDRAFKMHLNLAQNGTMKIKNWDVKIDLCE; this comes from the coding sequence ATGTCAGAGTACGGCACACTGCAAGACCGCGTACGTTGCAAGTCACTGCTCAGTAAGGTCATGACCCCCGAGCAAACTGTCCAGTTTTTCAAGCCGGGCATGAACCTCGGCTGGTCCGGTTTTACCCCGGCCGGTTATCCCAAGGCAGTGCCCATCGCACTGGCTGACCACGTTGAGAAGAACAACCTCCAGGGCAAGATGAAGTTCAACCTCTTCATCGGCGCCTCCGTCGGGGCCGAAACCGAAGACCGTTGGGCCACCCTCGACATGATCGACCGCCGTTGGCCGTACCAGACCGGCAAGAACATCGCCGCCGGCATCAACGAAGGCCGCATCCGGATGGGCGACAAGCACCTCTCTCTTTTCGCCCAGGACCTTGGCTACGGCTTCTACACCAAGGACAGCGAAACCGGCAAGCTTGACCTCGCCATCATCGAAGTCTCCGCCATCACCGAGGACGGCGGCCTGGTCCCCACAACCTCCTGTGGCGTCATCCCCGAAATCCTCATGATCTGCGACAAGATCATCGTCGAGGTGAACACCGGCGAGCCCTCCTTCGAGGGGATGCACGACATCGTTGTCTGCAACCATCCGCCGAAGCGCCAAATCCTCGGCATCACCCATGCCGGCGAGCGGATCGGCACCACCTACGTGCCGTGCGACCCGAGCAAGATCATCGCCGTGGTCGAGTCCAAGCACCGGGACAAGGGGCGCGCCTTCTCCGAGCAGGACGACACCTCCGAGGCCATTGCCAACAACATCATCGACTTCTTCAGCCACGAAGTGAAGATGGGCCGTCTCCCCAAGAACCTCCTCCCGCTCCAGTCGGGCGTCGGTTCCATCGCCAACGCCGTTATCGGTGGGCTGGCAAAGGGGCCGTTCACCAACCTGACTGTTTACACCGAGGTTCTTCAGGACACCATGCTTGACCTCTTCGACTCGGGCAAGCTGGACGCCGCTTCCTCCTGCTCCCTTTCCCTCTCGGAGACTCCGGGATTCCCCCGCTTCTTCGAGAACTGGGATAAGTACTTCGACAAGATCACCCTCCGGCCCCTCTCCATCTCCAACGCGCCGGAACCGATCCGCCGCCTCGGGTGCATCGCCATGAACACCCCGGTCGAGATCGACATCTATGCTCACGCTAACTCCACGCTGGTCGGCGGTACCCGGATGATCAACGGCCTTGGCGGTTCCGGCGACTTCCTCCGCAACGGCTTCCTGAAGATCATGCACACCCCGTCGAGCCGGCCGTCCAAGACCGACCCGACCGGTATCTCCTGCGTGGTGCCGCACTGCTCCCACATCGACCACACCGAGCACGACCTTGACTGCGTCGTTACCGAGCAGGGTCTGGCCGACCTCCGCGGTATGGCGCCGAAGGACCGGGCCAAGCGGATCATTGAAAAGTGCGCACACCCGGATTACAAGCCGATTCTCAGCGAGTACCTGGAAATAGCCACCAAAGACTGCCTCGCCAAGAAGGTCGGTCACGAGCCGCAGCTGTGGGACCGCGCCTTCAAGATGCATCTCAACCTGGCTCAGAACGGCACCATGAAGATCAAGAACTGGGACGTGAAGATCGACCTCTGCGAGTAA
- a CDS encoding YifB family Mg chelatase-like AAA ATPase codes for MVARTIKNDRNTPRPGEVSMANHGVLFLDELPEFKKHVLEVLRQPLEDGRVSISRSLMSLTYPSRFMLVAAMNPCPCGYLGDPLHPCSCTPVMVQRYRSRISGPLLDRIDIHIEVPAVKYRDLADRSEGESSRAIGSRVERAREVQRDRFRGSKVHSNAQMTPRFIKKFCEPDAAGSRMLELVTDRLGLSARSYSRILKVARTIADLDGSDAVREQHVSEAIQYRSLDRKVSS; via the coding sequence TTGGTAGCACGAACTATTAAAAATGACAGGAACACACCCCGCCCCGGTGAGGTCTCCATGGCGAACCATGGTGTTCTTTTCCTCGATGAATTACCGGAGTTCAAGAAACATGTCCTGGAGGTTCTCCGCCAACCTCTGGAGGACGGTCGCGTCTCCATCTCCCGCTCTCTCATGTCCCTTACCTATCCGTCGCGCTTCATGCTCGTGGCGGCCATGAACCCCTGCCCCTGCGGCTATCTGGGAGATCCCCTCCACCCCTGCTCCTGCACGCCGGTCATGGTCCAGCGCTACCGGTCCCGCATCTCCGGGCCGCTTCTGGACCGGATCGATATCCACATCGAGGTTCCCGCCGTCAAGTACCGCGATCTGGCCGACCGCAGCGAGGGTGAAAGCTCCCGGGCCATCGGCAGTCGCGTGGAGCGTGCCCGGGAGGTCCAGCGGGATCGTTTCCGGGGCTCCAAAGTTCACAGCAACGCCCAGATGACACCCCGTTTCATAAAGAAGTTCTGTGAGCCGGACGCGGCCGGCAGTCGGATGCTGGAGCTGGTCACTGATCGGCTCGGCCTTTCGGCCCGCTCCTACAGCCGCATCCTCAAAGTGGCCCGCACCATCGCTGACCTGGATGGGAGCGATGCGGTCAGGGAGCAGCATGTCTCCGAGGCGATCCAATACCGCAGCCTGGACCGCAAGGTGTCGTCGTGA
- a CDS encoding heteromeric transposase endonuclease subunit TnsA, which translates to MPVRKIPKTYRSISGRFPSAINGRCIGYESKLERDYYLRLEFDQTIASYEEQPIRLSGSVDGKEVSYTPDCLVKFLDGKPPRIVEVKSQEELDKKAEDLERRFSLARNHVEGQGGEFVIINEKDIYDDALANYRLIYRFVKPPPNIETKRKLIIGILEHAGPLPLRDLLKSLGEDRIAQAHFTRAIWHMLYTREIEADLSKPISHSTILRISNGTENLS; encoded by the coding sequence ATGCCAGTCCGCAAGATCCCCAAGACATACCGCTCCATCTCCGGCAGGTTCCCGAGCGCCATCAACGGACGCTGCATCGGCTACGAATCCAAACTTGAGCGGGACTACTATCTCCGCCTTGAGTTCGATCAGACCATCGCAAGCTACGAGGAGCAGCCAATCAGACTTTCCGGCTCGGTTGATGGCAAGGAGGTGTCCTACACACCAGACTGCCTGGTCAAATTCCTCGACGGCAAACCGCCACGAATCGTTGAAGTCAAATCCCAGGAAGAATTAGACAAGAAAGCCGAAGACCTCGAGCGAAGGTTCTCTCTTGCGAGAAACCACGTCGAGGGACAAGGTGGCGAATTTGTCATCATAAATGAAAAGGATATCTATGATGACGCCCTTGCCAACTATCGCCTCATCTACCGCTTCGTCAAGCCTCCCCCTAATATCGAAACGAAACGAAAGCTAATCATTGGAATACTGGAGCACGCCGGGCCCCTGCCTCTCAGAGATCTTCTAAAGTCCCTTGGAGAGGACCGCATAGCCCAAGCCCATTTCACCCGTGCAATCTGGCACATGTTGTACACACGTGAAATTGAGGCCGATCTGAGCAAGCCAATAAGTCATAGCACCATATTGAGGATCTCAAATGGCACAGAGAATCTCTCTTAA
- a CDS encoding Mu transposase C-terminal domain-containing protein, whose protein sequence is MAQRISLKAGSIVYCGNVEYEVIGPVDFNSIKARNVIDGAIRVLTLGELSARSTDEEKVPAAPLNCLSEEEQKIALQRFEIIKPAVRNQLSRKKIEELAAQNGVHFTTIYRMLREYGKSATPSSLLPKTHCRGGKGQHRIDQAVEDIIRQHFNAIAEAKLVDITKVSIQSLQTAIQNKCKIAGLKAPTWVTVAERLETYLKEQNIPRQRGRRKRRQRLTAGGTFPDAKWPLDVVQIDHTPLDLILVDDKDREPIGKPYVSLAIDVYSRMVLGFSLSFDAPSIFSVGQLIAHCILPKDHFLESVGVNARWDAFGIMRTLLLDNAGEFRSEDFVPFEEEYWVEISWRPVGKPEYGGHIERYAKTLNGKIHDEPGSTFSGINDRGDYPSEEKAVYTIDEIERWLTVLIAKEYNEEKHSELGISPRKKYELGIFGDDKTVGIGLPDIVEDQERLKIFLLPTFWRTIQREGVKLDKIKYFHDILRHWVGKTDENGNARKFLFKRDPRKISPLYFFDPDRKEFFKLPYKDLTRPPMTIWELQGSKKRCKEKGIDDPGEQQIFEAYAERMKIREEAVAKTKQARRERETERRRGKNKPIDQTDRSNAFARTDEQSAPLDDIASIYDDASLLDGVIVKKTSGEE, encoded by the coding sequence ATGGCACAGAGAATCTCTCTTAAGGCCGGAAGCATCGTCTACTGCGGGAACGTGGAATACGAGGTCATTGGCCCCGTAGACTTCAACTCCATCAAGGCGCGCAATGTCATCGACGGAGCAATTCGAGTCCTGACATTGGGCGAGCTATCGGCACGAAGTACAGATGAAGAGAAGGTCCCTGCTGCGCCACTCAACTGCCTTTCCGAAGAAGAGCAGAAGATCGCCTTGCAGCGGTTCGAGATCATCAAACCCGCCGTGAGGAATCAACTCTCACGCAAGAAAATCGAAGAGCTTGCCGCGCAGAATGGAGTTCATTTCACGACTATCTACCGGATGCTTCGGGAATACGGAAAATCGGCAACGCCTTCTTCCCTGCTACCGAAGACGCATTGCCGTGGCGGCAAGGGACAACATCGAATAGACCAGGCTGTGGAGGATATCATACGGCAGCATTTCAACGCCATAGCAGAAGCGAAACTGGTCGACATCACAAAGGTCTCCATACAGTCTCTCCAAACAGCCATCCAGAACAAATGCAAGATTGCGGGATTGAAGGCGCCAACGTGGGTCACCGTCGCCGAGCGGCTAGAGACATACCTAAAAGAGCAGAATATCCCAAGACAGAGGGGCCGCAGGAAAAGACGCCAACGCCTCACTGCGGGAGGTACATTCCCAGATGCGAAATGGCCTCTTGACGTGGTGCAGATAGACCATACGCCACTCGACCTAATATTGGTTGACGATAAGGACCGCGAGCCCATTGGCAAGCCATATGTTTCTCTAGCCATTGACGTTTATAGCCGGATGGTATTGGGTTTCAGCCTATCATTCGATGCGCCGAGCATTTTTTCGGTCGGCCAATTGATTGCCCACTGTATCCTTCCTAAAGACCATTTCCTAGAAAGCGTAGGTGTCAATGCGAGGTGGGATGCATTCGGTATCATGCGGACCTTGCTACTTGATAACGCCGGGGAATTTCGCAGTGAAGACTTCGTTCCGTTTGAGGAAGAATATTGGGTGGAGATCAGTTGGCGCCCTGTTGGTAAGCCTGAATACGGAGGGCACATCGAGCGGTATGCCAAGACCCTTAACGGTAAAATCCATGACGAACCCGGCAGCACGTTTTCGGGCATCAATGATCGCGGCGACTACCCTTCTGAAGAAAAAGCCGTCTACACCATTGATGAGATAGAGAGATGGCTCACCGTACTCATCGCAAAGGAATACAACGAGGAAAAGCATTCAGAGTTGGGCATTTCACCACGTAAGAAATACGAGCTCGGCATTTTCGGGGACGACAAGACCGTAGGAATCGGGCTCCCAGACATAGTCGAAGACCAGGAACGGCTCAAAATTTTTCTTCTTCCGACGTTTTGGCGCACAATACAACGCGAGGGGGTAAAACTCGACAAGATCAAATATTTTCACGATATCTTGAGGCACTGGGTCGGCAAAACGGACGAAAACGGCAACGCTCGCAAGTTTCTGTTCAAACGCGATCCGAGGAAGATAAGCCCCCTCTATTTTTTCGACCCCGACCGAAAGGAATTTTTCAAACTTCCATACAAGGACCTCACCCGGCCCCCGATGACCATCTGGGAACTTCAGGGTTCCAAAAAGCGCTGCAAGGAAAAGGGGATCGACGATCCAGGCGAACAGCAGATTTTCGAAGCCTATGCTGAGCGGATGAAGATCCGGGAAGAGGCGGTCGCGAAGACCAAGCAGGCCCGGCGGGAGCGGGAGACCGAGAGGCGACGGGGCAAGAACAAGCCTATTGATCAGACAGACCGTAGCAACGCCTTCGCAAGAACCGATGAACAGTCCGCTCCATTGGATGACATCGCGAGCATTTATGATGACGCATCGCTGCTGGATGGCGTGATCGTGAAGAAAACTTCGGGGGAAGAGTAA
- a CDS encoding TniB family NTP-binding protein yields the protein MTIDDKHVARLLPDAREMIGRSLEERIHYIHQDRWLPYPQADRLLSKFEMLLKMPRKIRPPSLLIVGDSHCGKSTLVRRFKDAHPPTDGLYESACPVFYLESCPPEPDEGRLYDEILTTLKVPFRYNDRPDKKLSEVIYQFEQIQVQMIILDEIGHALSGSVLKQRVLLNALKALHNKMHVPIVLVGTMEALYATSSDEQFASRFKAEHLPRWEYGNEFQRFLARLELTLPLSMASLLAAPELSKLVFERTESGCIGDFVDLINEATIMAINGGKEQITAEEIKGCDFTPSSKRQPPAERGLK from the coding sequence GTGACGATAGATGACAAGCATGTCGCCAGACTGCTCCCCGATGCCAGGGAAATGATTGGCAGGAGCCTCGAAGAAAGGATCCATTACATCCATCAGGATCGCTGGCTCCCCTATCCCCAGGCAGACCGTCTCCTTTCGAAATTCGAGATGCTGTTGAAGATGCCGCGGAAGATCAGACCGCCCAGCCTTCTCATCGTCGGCGATTCCCATTGCGGCAAGAGCACCTTGGTGCGGCGATTCAAGGACGCTCACCCACCCACCGACGGGCTTTACGAGTCGGCCTGCCCAGTCTTTTACCTCGAATCCTGTCCCCCTGAGCCGGATGAAGGCAGGCTCTATGACGAGATACTTACGACTCTCAAGGTCCCATTCCGTTACAACGACAGGCCAGACAAGAAGTTGAGCGAGGTTATCTACCAGTTCGAGCAGATTCAGGTCCAGATGATCATTCTGGACGAAATCGGCCATGCATTGAGCGGGTCAGTTCTCAAGCAGCGGGTCCTTCTGAATGCGCTTAAGGCGCTCCATAACAAGATGCACGTCCCCATCGTCCTGGTCGGCACGATGGAGGCCCTGTACGCAACGAGCAGTGACGAGCAGTTTGCCAGCAGGTTCAAGGCAGAACACCTTCCGCGGTGGGAATACGGCAACGAGTTCCAGAGGTTCCTCGCACGGCTCGAGCTGACCCTTCCGTTGAGCATGGCGTCTCTGCTCGCTGCTCCCGAATTGTCAAAACTGGTCTTCGAGCGGACAGAAAGCGGATGTATCGGCGATTTTGTGGACTTGATCAATGAGGCAACCATTATGGCGATCAATGGCGGGAAGGAGCAGATTACTGCAGAAGAAATCAAAGGCTGCGACTTCACCCCGTCGTCAAAGAGACAACCGCCGGCGGAACGAGGCCTCAAGTGA
- a CDS encoding TniQ family protein, giving the protein MTKLVYKVRRRGAYAHYNFPLKLRPQKDELLSSWLIRLALRHRTMPMTFTNLYMPETKNMLWSVDMDLQSAPDFLSTLATKSGAPLEALQAMTLEGYEGYLFEKAFTKTGGTQFILPLRMRGRQNTSHGLRFCPVCLREDEQPYFRRKWRLSFSTACVRHKCFLRDRCPACLAPLTVYRRPSVVDFPNCDKCGFPLKSAEVEPIARGSYGLKAIKRMYAILGCGFIMLGEVPVYSFLFFIIIHQLWKAAHFWDKTDGFLHHEVMKDRVDDLTWELKPTVLDQIRLKEQYLFFSGLMHLFEDYPHRLMDYCRRNRFGKTELTRDLRIVPYWYSKIVDRFDHTFWPLSCDEVSSVLEYMKSKDMDVQLDRVKSLIGRGIDFRKRTDIAKVFGAAGSRVT; this is encoded by the coding sequence GTGACCAAGCTGGTGTACAAGGTTCGCAGGAGGGGGGCATACGCCCACTACAACTTCCCCCTCAAGCTGCGGCCCCAGAAGGATGAACTCCTGAGTTCCTGGCTCATCCGCCTGGCCCTGCGGCACCGAACCATGCCGATGACGTTCACCAACCTGTACATGCCGGAGACCAAGAACATGTTATGGTCTGTCGACATGGACCTGCAGTCAGCCCCGGATTTCCTGTCGACATTGGCAACGAAAAGCGGTGCGCCGTTGGAAGCACTGCAGGCAATGACGCTTGAGGGTTATGAAGGGTATCTGTTCGAAAAGGCTTTTACGAAGACTGGGGGTACGCAGTTTATCTTGCCGCTTCGGATGCGTGGGCGTCAGAACACCTCACACGGCCTTCGCTTCTGCCCCGTATGCCTGCGGGAAGATGAACAGCCTTACTTCAGGCGAAAGTGGCGGCTTTCGTTTTCAACTGCCTGTGTGCGGCATAAATGCTTTCTTCGGGACAGGTGCCCGGCCTGCCTGGCTCCGCTCACCGTTTACCGCAGACCTTCGGTGGTGGACTTCCCGAACTGCGACAAATGCGGCTTCCCGCTTAAAAGTGCCGAAGTCGAACCGATCGCCAGGGGCTCATACGGGTTGAAAGCAATTAAACGCATGTATGCGATTCTAGGCTGCGGGTTTATCATGCTCGGAGAGGTGCCTGTCTACTCATTCCTCTTTTTTATCATCATCCACCAACTATGGAAGGCTGCCCATTTCTGGGATAAGACCGACGGCTTCTTGCATCATGAAGTAATGAAAGACCGCGTCGACGACCTGACATGGGAACTCAAACCCACTGTTTTGGATCAAATTCGCCTGAAGGAGCAGTATCTGTTTTTTTCCGGACTGATGCACCTGTTCGAGGATTACCCGCACAGACTGATGGATTACTGCCGCCGGAACCGATTTGGCAAGACGGAACTTACGAGGGATTTGCGTATCGTTCCTTATTGGTATTCCAAGATCGTCGACCGATTTGACCATACGTTTTGGCCTTTAAGCTGTGACGAGGTCTCGAGTGTATTGGAATATATGAAATCCAAAGACATGGATGTGCAATTGGATCGAGTGAAATCGCTTATAGGTAGGGGGATCGACTTCAGGAAGCGAACAGACATCGCAAAGGTCTTTGGCGCCGCTGGGAGTCGCGTGACATAA